A portion of the Chryseobacterium tructae genome contains these proteins:
- a CDS encoding DsrE family protein encodes MRHLKKQISRNWVKVVILSLVFLTLKLNAQKTSMEDFQIAKATHKSYQAMYVINESDKNKIDALIRNIGNALEDPRLKNKLKIVLLAFGGGVEIFKKNNTYESQLLSLKDKGVVFLQCENTLREKHISKDELYEFIHYTPSGNGEIILRQYEGWAIVNLN; translated from the coding sequence ATGAGACATTTAAAAAAACAGATTAGTAGAAATTGGGTAAAAGTGGTCATTTTATCCCTGGTATTTTTAACCTTAAAATTAAACGCTCAAAAAACAAGTATGGAAGATTTTCAAATAGCCAAAGCAACCCATAAGTCCTATCAGGCAATGTATGTTATAAATGAATCAGACAAAAATAAAATAGATGCTTTGATTAGAAATATCGGCAATGCTCTGGAAGATCCTCGTCTGAAAAATAAACTCAAAATCGTTTTGCTTGCTTTTGGTGGTGGGGTTGAGATTTTTAAAAAGAACAATACCTATGAATCTCAGCTATTATCACTTAAGGATAAGGGAGTTGTGTTCTTACAGTGTGAGAATACACTTAGAGAGAAACATATTTCCAAAGATGAATTGTACGAATTTATTCATTATACTCCTTCTGGAAATGGTGAAATTATCCTTCGGCAATATGAAGGCTGGGCAATCGTAAACCTTAATTAA
- a CDS encoding TonB-dependent receptor, which produces MKLYQRIFIFLIFSLSISHISAQEAGFVYGTVQNHTKQGLSGVTIFVENTKIKTQSDQNGNFRIHYKKGEATLVFSVVGYKNFKKRISFDNGTSPINIQLAEDRGNVEEVIVHGKGKVKALQDGAFTVNAIDVAKLANTTADLNQVLNRTTGIKVRQQGGVGSDYNFSINGMSGKAVKFFIDGVPLEMLGKGVDLSTLPVNMADRVEIYKGVVPIHLSTDAMGGAVNIITPASSKNYLDAGLSLGSFNTQRINLNGQFKDDKTGLILRVNSFYNHSDNNYLMKDMKIWNPAKNEYELRNLKRFNDRYQSVFGMAEIGLENKSWADSFFVGVSQSVFDKQIQTGSNQDVVYGGVKQNGEAQNYFMKYKKANLFNDHLDVNVYAGFSKSIQKATDTLMRKYSWDGTYVPSATSEKGGKSIIMQHEDRLYSQVGATYRIVDHHKLIFNYVLDYLKNTTFNQLEEEKKDVPPAKMTKQILSMAYQQEFFNRHWTNIFFGKYYSVGLQKMVFDPVTRTDHPVKDNFSSWGYGFATTVKITQGLGIKGSFERSYRLVEPQEIFGDGVAVTSNMNLKPETSDNVNVGLYFNHHWGQHAFRIEGAGYIRDTKDFIYTVPNLYNSTFKYENLSNIFTRGLEGELNYQYKRLLNVLMNVSYNKAYDNTKFANNSDDVISATYEKDVPNQPWLFGNLNVSIGKDDWLQKESRVELYYGLQMTEWFYKNWKTYGNPRNIPIIPRQTLHNIGISYSMKSGRYNVAFDVTNLSDALAYDNFKLQKQGRAFYIKFRYLFK; this is translated from the coding sequence ATGAAATTGTATCAACGTATTTTTATTTTTCTCATTTTTAGCCTTTCCATCTCTCATATCAGCGCGCAAGAAGCTGGTTTCGTGTATGGGACGGTACAGAATCACACAAAACAGGGGTTAAGTGGAGTAACCATTTTTGTTGAAAATACAAAAATTAAAACACAATCCGACCAAAATGGAAATTTTAGGATTCATTACAAAAAAGGAGAGGCCACATTAGTATTTAGTGTAGTAGGCTACAAGAATTTCAAAAAGAGAATAAGCTTTGATAACGGAACATCGCCAATAAATATTCAACTTGCCGAAGATCGAGGAAACGTTGAAGAAGTTATTGTACATGGTAAAGGTAAAGTGAAAGCACTGCAAGACGGTGCTTTTACTGTTAATGCTATTGATGTCGCTAAATTAGCCAATACTACTGCCGATCTTAATCAGGTTCTAAACAGAACCACAGGAATTAAAGTCCGCCAACAAGGTGGTGTAGGTTCCGATTACAATTTTTCGATCAACGGAATGTCCGGGAAAGCCGTGAAATTCTTTATAGATGGTGTTCCTTTGGAAATGCTTGGAAAAGGAGTAGATTTGAGTACGCTGCCTGTAAATATGGCTGATCGTGTAGAAATCTATAAAGGAGTGGTTCCTATTCATCTGAGTACTGATGCAATGGGAGGAGCTGTAAATATCATTACTCCAGCTAGTAGTAAAAATTATTTGGATGCTGGTCTAAGCTTAGGGTCTTTCAATACACAACGTATCAATCTGAACGGACAGTTTAAAGATGATAAAACAGGGCTGATTCTTCGCGTCAACAGTTTTTATAACCACTCGGATAATAACTATCTGATGAAGGATATGAAAATATGGAATCCTGCCAAAAACGAATATGAACTCAGAAATCTAAAACGTTTTAATGATCGGTATCAGTCGGTTTTTGGGATGGCTGAAATCGGATTAGAAAATAAAAGCTGGGCAGATTCTTTCTTTGTTGGAGTGTCTCAATCAGTTTTCGACAAGCAGATACAGACAGGTTCTAATCAGGATGTTGTTTATGGGGGGGTAAAGCAAAACGGAGAAGCTCAAAATTACTTTATGAAGTATAAAAAAGCTAACCTTTTCAATGATCATCTGGATGTGAATGTGTATGCAGGTTTCTCTAAAAGTATTCAGAAAGCAACCGATACTCTTATGCGTAAATACAGTTGGGATGGTACATATGTGCCTTCTGCTACCAGTGAAAAAGGAGGCAAAAGTATCATCATGCAACATGAAGACCGTCTTTACTCACAGGTGGGGGCTACTTACAGAATCGTTGATCATCATAAGCTTATCTTCAATTATGTACTCGATTATCTTAAGAATACCACGTTCAATCAACTTGAAGAAGAGAAAAAAGATGTACCTCCTGCCAAGATGACCAAGCAGATTTTGTCTATGGCTTATCAACAGGAATTTTTCAATAGGCACTGGACGAATATTTTCTTTGGTAAATATTACAGTGTAGGACTTCAGAAAATGGTATTTGATCCGGTGACGAGAACTGATCATCCGGTAAAGGATAATTTTAGCAGTTGGGGATACGGTTTTGCCACAACCGTAAAAATTACCCAAGGATTGGGCATAAAAGGTTCATTTGAACGTTCTTATCGCTTGGTAGAACCCCAAGAAATTTTCGGAGATGGAGTAGCGGTAACCAGCAATATGAATCTTAAGCCTGAAACCAGTGATAATGTAAACGTAGGACTATACTTCAATCATCATTGGGGGCAACATGCTTTTCGTATTGAGGGAGCAGGATACATCCGTGATACAAAAGATTTTATCTACACTGTTCCTAATTTGTATAACAGTACCTTCAAATATGAAAACCTATCCAATATTTTTACCCGTGGATTGGAAGGAGAACTAAACTATCAGTACAAAAGACTCCTCAATGTATTAATGAATGTGAGCTACAACAAAGCATATGACAATACAAAATTTGCCAATAATAGTGATGATGTAATTTCAGCAACTTACGAAAAAGATGTCCCGAATCAGCCCTGGTTATTTGGAAATTTGAATGTAAGCATTGGTAAAGATGATTGGTTGCAGAAAGAAAGCAGAGTAGAACTTTACTATGGTCTGCAGATGACTGAATGGTTCTACAAAAACTGGAAAACCTATGGGAATCCAAGAAATATTCCGATCATCCCAAGACAAACGCTGCATAACATTGGTATCAGCTATTCTATGAAGAGCGGAAGGTATAATGTAGCATTCGATGTTACTAACCTTAGTGATGCGTTGGCGTATGACAATTTCAAACTTCAGAAGCAGGGACGTGCTTTTTATATAAAATTCAGATATCTATTTAAGTAA
- a CDS encoding TonB-dependent receptor domain-containing protein, which yields MKKHYIWLPLMASLNAYGQTESPTDSLQTEQISEISGIVVKGSKAVFQQKADKMIFNVENSVLSDGTNVLEVLGKTPGVVVSQEGELSLRGKKGVSVMINGKLSSLSTKELANLLRSTNSTLVKNIEIIANPSSKYDAAGNAGIINIVLKKSSIEGLSGNYYLNGGKGRKNRVNTGLSMNYTHKKLSLHGDYSYTFRGEEEKRNFSQVFFDEKQPQQITRRTNQNSTTSEPLTSNNFKLGADYAFNDKTTIGALFDAKIGRYENLSKGENKIFQPEDNLFANVFSDNNNKENWYDYTYNLKGTHIFNDKDYKVDVDLEYETSRFKSRQNQFSEVLVNQGTENFNNRKGNITSRLKVFNAKVDFTLPFSEMHSLETGLKSTIKSNNNPSEYLIQQGDDWINDAKASNEYVYKEQIHALYANYKLNLTKWTFQLGLRTEMTHTDINQKTVQEQRKRDYTNLFPSASIKYQMNDQHGFYASYSKRINRPSHFDLNPFRFYDDPFNYWQGNPNLNPEFTHATELGYTWGKYIIASAYFSVTNDVMTEVYNYQPDTGILVKTQDNLNKSYVYGANITATTKLFNWWSLTSMFNIFNNEYKGNYQNYSVNSSQLAFTLNAQNSFNIVKGLKAEANAQYFSKSNIGLFIRDAYFDLTLGVSKTLWKDKATVKLAVTDLLKTNNYRVTGNNFSSTIRQKYDLDSRVVTLSFNYKL from the coding sequence GTGAAGAAACACTATATATGGCTACCTTTAATGGCGAGCCTAAATGCCTACGGTCAGACAGAAAGCCCAACCGATTCTTTGCAAACAGAACAAATTTCAGAAATCAGTGGTATTGTTGTAAAAGGTAGCAAAGCGGTTTTTCAGCAGAAAGCCGATAAAATGATTTTTAATGTAGAAAACAGTGTATTATCTGATGGAACTAATGTATTGGAAGTACTGGGCAAAACTCCGGGTGTGGTGGTTTCTCAGGAAGGTGAGCTGTCCTTGAGGGGCAAAAAAGGAGTAAGTGTAATGATTAATGGTAAACTGAGCTCTCTATCCACTAAGGAACTGGCAAACTTATTACGTTCTACCAACTCTACTCTGGTGAAAAACATTGAAATTATTGCTAATCCTTCCTCCAAATATGATGCTGCCGGAAATGCCGGGATCATTAATATTGTCCTGAAAAAAAGTTCAATAGAAGGTCTTAGTGGTAATTATTACCTGAATGGCGGAAAAGGCCGTAAAAATAGAGTTAATACCGGGCTAAGTATGAACTATACTCATAAGAAACTATCCCTGCACGGAGATTACAGTTATACTTTCCGTGGTGAGGAAGAAAAACGAAATTTTAGCCAGGTTTTCTTTGATGAAAAACAGCCTCAGCAGATTACACGGAGAACAAATCAGAACTCGACAACTAGTGAGCCTTTAACTTCTAATAATTTTAAGTTAGGGGCGGATTATGCCTTCAATGATAAAACAACTATTGGAGCTTTATTTGATGCTAAAATTGGTCGCTATGAAAATCTTTCAAAAGGTGAAAACAAAATATTTCAGCCTGAAGACAATCTGTTCGCAAATGTATTCTCAGATAACAACAATAAAGAAAACTGGTACGATTATACTTATAACCTAAAAGGTACACATATCTTCAACGATAAGGACTATAAGGTAGATGTTGATTTGGAATATGAAACCTCACGTTTTAAGTCCCGCCAGAATCAGTTTTCAGAGGTATTGGTAAATCAGGGAACAGAAAATTTTAACAACAGAAAAGGAAATATTACTTCTCGTCTAAAAGTTTTCAATGCTAAGGTAGATTTTACCTTACCTTTTAGTGAAATGCATAGCCTGGAAACAGGATTGAAATCTACTATAAAATCTAATAACAATCCTTCCGAATACCTTATACAACAGGGTGATGATTGGATCAATGATGCTAAAGCAAGTAATGAATATGTATACAAAGAGCAAATCCATGCATTGTATGCAAACTACAAGCTGAATCTGACGAAATGGACGTTCCAATTAGGATTAAGAACGGAAATGACTCATACAGATATCAATCAGAAAACGGTTCAAGAGCAACGCAAAAGGGATTACACCAATTTATTTCCAAGCGCATCCATCAAATATCAAATGAATGATCAGCATGGATTCTATGCCTCGTACAGTAAAAGGATCAATAGACCGAGTCACTTCGATCTGAATCCGTTTCGTTTCTATGATGATCCATTCAATTATTGGCAAGGAAACCCTAATCTGAACCCAGAATTTACCCATGCAACAGAGTTAGGCTATACCTGGGGTAAGTACATCATAGCATCAGCTTATTTTAGCGTAACAAACGATGTAATGACAGAAGTCTACAACTACCAACCAGATACAGGGATCCTGGTAAAGACTCAGGATAACCTGAACAAATCTTATGTGTATGGTGCTAATATAACAGCTACCACAAAACTGTTTAACTGGTGGTCACTCACTTCCATGTTTAATATTTTCAATAACGAATATAAAGGCAATTATCAGAATTATTCGGTAAACAGTTCTCAGCTAGCTTTTACATTGAATGCACAAAACAGCTTCAATATTGTGAAAGGCTTGAAAGCAGAGGCTAATGCACAGTATTTTTCAAAATCAAATATCGGCTTGTTTATCCGTGATGCTTATTTTGACCTTACATTGGGTGTTTCGAAAACATTATGGAAGGATAAAGCAACCGTAAAACTAGCGGTAACCGACTTATTAAAAACAAATAATTACCGAGTAACAGGCAATAACTTCAGTTCTACCATCCGACAGAAATACGATCTGGATAGCCGAGTGGTAACGCTGTCTTTTAATTACAAGCTTTAG
- a CDS encoding PepSY-associated TM helix domain-containing protein → MQKLNNRKSKGTFKKYILKAHLWLGLFSGIIVLIVSLSGAFFVFNEDITALLRREDIFHGEKDIQHKKPIPLRELKDIVNTQLKNEIVKAEEVTIPIDPARSYQFGLIKGNPDGWNHFNSIIIYKNVYVNQYTGKVIAIYDVKNNPFFICMALHRSLLLSDSVGGTIVGISTIIFVIMLITGIILWWPKNKKMRKQRLWFQWDKVKGWRRKNYDVHNILGFYASFLAIIVAITGIMYSFRITQTWVYILLNGFSSATPDYSQYKTTAPESVETTTTIDRIIEEVKLHYPKAYSFGIDLEDHAEADHKHDNLSIWIKEKEFTYAESSMMIFDEHSGKILFDRPHGDKPMAERATDATYDLHVGAFFGMPGKILAFIMSLFCASLPITGFMIWWGRKNKKKTTS, encoded by the coding sequence ATGCAAAAGCTCAATAACCGGAAATCTAAAGGAACCTTTAAAAAATACATTCTGAAAGCTCATTTATGGCTAGGGCTGTTTTCAGGAATCATTGTTCTAATTGTTTCTTTATCGGGTGCATTTTTTGTTTTTAATGAAGACATTACAGCCTTGTTGCGTAGAGAAGATATCTTTCATGGGGAGAAAGATATTCAACATAAGAAGCCTATTCCTCTCCGCGAGCTAAAAGATATAGTGAATACTCAATTGAAAAATGAGATCGTAAAAGCAGAAGAAGTTACCATTCCCATTGATCCTGCCCGTTCTTATCAATTTGGATTGATTAAAGGTAATCCTGATGGCTGGAATCACTTCAACAGTATTATTATCTATAAAAATGTTTATGTAAACCAATATACCGGAAAAGTAATCGCCATATATGATGTAAAAAATAATCCTTTCTTTATTTGTATGGCCTTGCACCGCTCATTATTGCTAAGCGATAGTGTTGGTGGTACTATTGTAGGAATATCTACGATCATCTTTGTAATCATGCTGATTACCGGGATTATCCTGTGGTGGCCAAAGAATAAAAAGATGCGCAAGCAGCGCCTATGGTTTCAATGGGATAAAGTAAAAGGTTGGCGACGTAAGAACTACGACGTACACAATATCCTTGGATTTTATGCTTCTTTTCTGGCTATTATTGTAGCTATTACCGGAATCATGTACTCATTCCGTATTACCCAAACATGGGTATATATATTGCTTAACGGCTTTTCTTCTGCTACACCAGATTACAGTCAGTACAAAACCACTGCGCCGGAATCGGTTGAAACTACAACAACGATAGACCGTATTATAGAGGAGGTAAAACTTCATTATCCGAAAGCCTATTCTTTTGGAATTGATCTGGAAGATCATGCCGAAGCAGATCACAAACACGATAATCTAAGCATTTGGATCAAGGAAAAAGAATTCACTTATGCAGAATCTTCCATGATGATTTTCGATGAACATTCAGGGAAAATTCTGTTTGACCGGCCCCACGGCGATAAACCTATGGCTGAAAGAGCTACAGATGCTACTTATGATTTGCATGTAGGAGCCTTCTTTGGAATGCCCGGAAAAATACTGGCATTTATCATGAGCTTATTCTGTGCCTCCCTGCCAATAACCGGTTTTATGATCTGGTGGGGTCGAAAAAATAAAAAGAAAACAACAAGCTAA
- a CDS encoding BlaI/MecI/CopY family transcriptional regulator, whose amino-acid sequence MKNQTLTKAEEQVMQYVWKLEKGFLKDILDLFPEPKPHTNTVSTILKVLKDKEFVDYNVHGRQHEYFPMVTKEQYSGKIMKSLVKNYFKGSYKSAVSFLVEKNEMTVEDLEMLLDELKHKD is encoded by the coding sequence ATGAAAAACCAGACTTTAACAAAGGCAGAAGAACAAGTAATGCAGTATGTATGGAAATTGGAAAAAGGATTTCTTAAAGATATTCTTGACCTTTTCCCGGAACCTAAACCACATACGAATACTGTTTCTACCATTCTAAAAGTATTAAAGGACAAGGAATTTGTAGACTACAACGTCCATGGAAGACAACATGAATATTTTCCAATGGTTACAAAAGAACAGTATTCAGGGAAGATCATGAAAAGCCTTGTAAAGAACTATTTCAAAGGATCCTATAAAAGTGCTGTTTCATTTTTGGTAGAAAAGAATGAAATGACTGTAGAAGATCTGGAGATGCTATTAGACGAACTCAAACATAAAGACTAA
- a CDS encoding M56 family metallopeptidase translates to METLLLYFGKVILCSGVMFLYYQLSLKDKTFHHYNRFYLLFAILISLLLPLIKIEDFTIEVSNEMYLLLGKMKNFNTEKNLNNGNLYFNIIFSALGLVSFYFLGKLIYGIFKIQQFKEQFQKESFDGINFYRTNLTEAPFSYFKNLFWKNSITLDSEIGKQILKHEMVHIEQKHSLDRILIEVVTAVFWFNPFFHIIKREISLIHEYQADQKAVKHSDTKAFAQMLLASHFSGTQLAAASPFLSSNLKKRLKMLQKPKTKFGYARRILALPVLFTVAFAYLVNAKNREIEETNLSIKKAVSEIKKDTTISPEKPGKVKMVEPGSISPEDEARLAELEKKISEKEKELDGLDPETEAFNKKIEEISSMAAEMGSIAANIEVDAYFKSDEWKKQMKDLENMNPLSPQEINKIKKEAEKAAKEGAKAAREASKAGKEAEKAAIEGAKAAIEASKANKAGKEAAKIAREAAKIGKVAAEQARIEFDKTKKENDKAKVDGEEARQEADNVRRNFKSINFTAANGSPKTMVLQADFIKRDGNGNITMNGVKKYDVKSWDDSKYFVNGNEVSKAEAFTIRPENIESMNIIKENKVRGTQNEIRIQTKK, encoded by the coding sequence ATGGAGACCTTACTTTTATACTTTGGAAAAGTAATTTTATGTTCAGGTGTAATGTTTTTGTACTACCAGTTGTCTTTAAAAGACAAGACATTTCATCATTATAACAGATTCTATCTGTTGTTTGCCATTTTGATATCGCTATTGCTGCCGCTTATCAAAATAGAGGACTTTACAATAGAAGTAAGTAATGAGATGTATTTGCTTCTTGGTAAGATGAAGAATTTTAATACAGAAAAAAACTTAAACAATGGTAACCTTTATTTTAACATTATTTTTTCAGCTCTGGGACTGGTTTCTTTCTATTTTTTAGGGAAGCTTATCTACGGAATCTTCAAGATTCAGCAGTTTAAGGAACAGTTTCAGAAAGAAAGTTTTGACGGGATCAATTTTTACCGTACAAATCTGACAGAAGCCCCGTTTTCATATTTTAAAAACCTTTTCTGGAAGAATAGCATTACGCTGGATTCTGAAATCGGAAAACAGATTTTAAAGCATGAGATGGTACATATTGAACAGAAACATTCATTAGATAGAATTCTTATTGAAGTGGTAACCGCTGTTTTCTGGTTTAATCCGTTCTTTCATATCATTAAAAGAGAAATTAGTTTAATTCATGAGTATCAGGCTGATCAAAAAGCCGTAAAGCATTCGGACACTAAAGCATTTGCGCAGATGCTTTTAGCAAGCCACTTTTCCGGAACACAGTTGGCTGCTGCCAGTCCGTTTCTAAGTTCAAACCTTAAAAAAAGACTTAAAATGTTACAAAAACCAAAAACCAAATTCGGGTATGCGCGTAGAATCCTTGCGTTGCCGGTTTTATTTACAGTAGCTTTTGCTTATTTAGTAAATGCTAAGAATAGAGAGATTGAAGAAACAAACCTGTCTATTAAGAAAGCAGTTTCGGAAATTAAAAAAGATACCACCATAAGTCCTGAAAAACCGGGGAAGGTGAAAATGGTAGAACCCGGATCTATCTCTCCGGAAGATGAAGCACGATTAGCTGAACTTGAGAAAAAGATAAGCGAAAAGGAAAAAGAACTTGATGGGTTAGATCCAGAAACCGAAGCTTTTAATAAGAAGATTGAGGAAATAAGTTCTATGGCAGCAGAAATGGGCAGTATTGCAGCTAATATCGAAGTTGATGCCTATTTCAAATCTGATGAATGGAAAAAGCAGATGAAGGATCTTGAAAATATGAACCCTCTTTCTCCACAAGAGATTAATAAAATAAAGAAAGAAGCTGAAAAAGCAGCAAAGGAGGGAGCCAAAGCAGCTAGAGAGGCCAGTAAAGCTGGAAAGGAAGCTGAAAAAGCAGCAATAGAAGGAGCCAAAGCGGCAATAGAAGCTAGCAAGGCTAATAAAGCAGGAAAGGAAGCTGCAAAAATTGCAAGGGAGGCTGCAAAAATTGGAAAAGTAGCTGCTGAACAAGCACGAATTGAGTTTGATAAAACAAAAAAAGAAAACGATAAAGCAAAAGTGGACGGAGAAGAGGCAAGACAGGAAGCTGATAATGTAAGAAGGAATTTTAAGAGCATCAACTTTACTGCTGCAAACGGTTCACCCAAGACTATGGTTTTGCAAGCCGATTTTATCAAAAGAGATGGAAATGGAAACATTACCATGAATGGAGTTAAAAAATATGATGTAAAGAGTTGGGATGATTCCAAATACTTCGTTAACGGAAATGAAGTTTCCAAAGCAGAAGCTTTTACGATACGACCTGAGAATATTGAAAGTATGAATATTATTAAGGAAAATAAAGTAAGAGGCACACAGAATGAAATAAGAATTCAGACAAAGAAATAA
- a CDS encoding GLPGLI family protein, with protein sequence MKAKVLFFMLLGVFANAQSNRFFYEYKFIPDSNNKDDVKKEMMLLDIDKNGSNYYSQDKFVADSIGRANLEKQLKAGSGSISMNRSEKPGMVSYRVTKQYPDFKTYLFRSISMDKYKIKEDKKPEWKILTEKQKIGEYNTQKATTSFGGRDWIAWFTTDIPIQDGPYIFTGFRVLL encoded by the coding sequence ATGAAAGCTAAAGTTCTATTTTTTATGCTCCTGGGGGTCTTTGCCAATGCACAGTCCAACAGGTTTTTCTATGAATACAAGTTTATTCCGGATTCTAACAATAAAGATGATGTAAAGAAAGAAATGATGTTGCTGGATATTGATAAAAACGGATCAAACTATTATAGTCAGGATAAATTTGTCGCAGATTCCATAGGAAGAGCTAATCTTGAAAAGCAACTGAAGGCAGGAAGCGGGAGTATAAGTATGAACAGAAGTGAAAAGCCGGGAATGGTTTCCTATAGAGTAACCAAGCAGTATCCTGATTTTAAAACTTACCTTTTCAGAAGTATTTCTATGGATAAATACAAGATTAAGGAAGATAAAAAACCAGAATGGAAAATTTTAACTGAAAAACAGAAAATAGGAGAATACAATACTCAAAAAGCAACCACAAGTTTTGGAGGAAGAGACTGGATTGCATGGTTTACTACAGATATTCCTATTCAGGATGGTCCTTATATATTTACGGGCTTCCGGGTCTTATTGTAA
- a CDS encoding maltose acetyltransferase domain-containing protein produces the protein MTEKEKCEAGLLYNANYDQQLIKERIVCKDLCLEYNALKNSDAEGRSQLLKKILGTTKENLCIEPSFWCDYGYNIEVVKIFIPIITL, from the coding sequence ATGACAGAAAAAGAAAAATGTGAAGCGGGACTTTTATATAATGCAAATTATGATCAGCAGTTAATTAAAGAGCGTATTGTTTGTAAGGATCTTTGTCTGGAATATAATGCGTTGAAAAATTCTGATGCAGAAGGAAGAAGTCAGCTGCTCAAAAAGATATTGGGCACTACAAAGGAAAATCTATGTATTGAACCCTCTTTCTGGTGCGATTACGGATATAATATTGAGGTGGTGAAAATTTTTATTCCAATCATAACCTTGTGA
- a CDS encoding sugar O-acetyltransferase, whose protein sequence is MILDCAKVTFGDHVFIGPNCSFYTAGHPLDVKQRNEGLEYAHPITVGDNVWFGGNVVVLPGVTIGNNAVIGAGSVVTKDIPENVVAVGNPCRVVKNIEDNE, encoded by the coding sequence GTGATTTTAGATTGTGCTAAAGTAACATTTGGGGATCATGTTTTTATTGGCCCCAATTGTAGTTTCTACACAGCAGGACATCCGCTTGATGTAAAACAAAGAAATGAAGGATTGGAATATGCACATCCAATTACAGTAGGAGACAATGTGTGGTTTGGGGGGAATGTAGTGGTTTTACCTGGTGTTACGATTGGAAATAATGCTGTAATAGGAGCAGGAAGTGTAGTAACAAAGGACATCCCGGAGAATGTTGTAGCCGTAGGAAATCCTTGTAGGGTTGTGAAAAATATTGAAGACAATGAATAA
- the fsa gene encoding fructose-6-phosphate aldolase, whose protein sequence is MKFFIDTANLEQIKEAKDLGILDGVTTNPSLMAKEGIQGTEAIKNHYKTICELVDGDISAEVLSTTYEEMIKEGDELAAIHPNIVVKIPMIKDGIKALKYFSDKGIRTNCTLIFSPGQALLAAKAGATYVSPFLGRLDDISTDGLNLIQEIRLIFDNYMFETEILAASIRHSMHIIDCAKIGADVITSPLPPILSLLKHPLTDSGLAQFIADSQKLS, encoded by the coding sequence ATGAAATTTTTTATTGACACAGCTAATTTAGAGCAAATCAAGGAAGCTAAAGATCTTGGAATCTTAGATGGTGTAACAACCAACCCTTCTTTAATGGCTAAAGAGGGTATTCAGGGAACTGAAGCGATCAAAAACCATTATAAAACGATCTGCGAGCTTGTAGACGGAGATATTTCTGCTGAAGTACTTTCTACAACGTATGAAGAAATGATCAAAGAAGGAGACGAATTGGCTGCAATCCACCCAAACATCGTTGTAAAAATTCCAATGATCAAGGATGGTATCAAAGCGTTAAAATATTTTTCTGACAAAGGAATCAGAACCAACTGTACATTGATCTTCTCTCCAGGACAGGCTCTTTTGGCAGCTAAAGCAGGAGCTACTTATGTATCTCCATTCCTAGGAAGATTAGATGATATTTCTACAGACGGATTAAACCTTATCCAGGAGATCAGATTAATTTTTGACAACTATATGTTTGAAACTGAAATCTTAGCAGCTTCTATCCGTCACTCAATGCACATCATCGACTGTGCTAAAATCGGAGCTGATGTTATCACCTCTCCACTTCCTCCGATCTTGAGCTTATTAAAGCACCCATTAACAGACAGCGGATTGGCTCAGTTTATTGCTGATTCTCAGAAATTATCTTAA
- a CDS encoding YdeI/OmpD-associated family protein encodes MKPSFKATLEIIGINPFVFIPEEVLERIFESSGKNKSPIPVKGTVNGKEFEQNLMKYLGEWRLYVNLTMLKNSPKRIGEMIEVVLEYDDVERSISIHPELEKAIKSSMLATANFEKLIPSRRHELMKYINNLKTEVSVQRNIEKIIRHLHGEIDFFGKKIE; translated from the coding sequence ATGAAACCTTCTTTTAAAGCCACTTTAGAAATCATAGGAATCAACCCTTTTGTTTTTATTCCGGAAGAGGTTCTTGAAAGAATTTTTGAGAGCTCAGGAAAGAATAAAAGTCCGATTCCGGTGAAAGGAACAGTGAATGGAAAGGAGTTTGAGCAAAATTTGATGAAGTATTTGGGCGAATGGAGATTGTATGTGAATTTGACCATGCTAAAAAATTCACCCAAGAGGATTGGCGAAATGATTGAAGTTGTGTTGGAATATGATGATGTAGAAAGAAGTATTTCTATTCATCCAGAACTGGAAAAGGCTATAAAAAGCAGTATGCTGGCGACAGCAAACTTTGAAAAATTGATTCCTTCGAGAAGGCACGAGCTTATGAAATATATCAATAATCTGAAAACAGAAGTAAGTGTTCAGCGGAATATTGAAAAGATTATCCGCCATTTGCATGGGGAAATAGATTTTTTTGGAAAGAAGATTGAGTAG